The following proteins come from a genomic window of Cryomorphaceae bacterium 1068:
- a CDS encoding deoxynucleoside kinase, translated as MDYSYIAVEGNIGSGKTTLAHKLASEFNAELVLEEFADNEFLPKFYADPRRYAFTLEMSFLAERYSQLSGLGSDRNLFSSVRISDYLLSKSLIFAASNLNEDELRLFRKVFDIMFKTVPTPDLLVYLYSDTERLLQNIRKRGRRYEQSIEEEYLSRVQAKYLDFLRKQSDNMRVLILDVSEVDFVKDRFVYEKLLSVIKKPRSKGLHQQVIESEQKSV; from the coding sequence ATGGATTATAGCTACATAGCGGTAGAAGGTAATATCGGATCGGGTAAAACGACCTTGGCTCATAAGCTTGCATCTGAGTTCAATGCGGAGTTGGTTTTAGAAGAATTTGCCGACAATGAATTTTTGCCAAAATTCTACGCTGATCCCAGAAGGTATGCCTTTACCTTGGAGATGTCCTTTCTGGCTGAGCGATACAGTCAATTATCAGGTCTGGGATCTGACCGGAATCTCTTTAGCTCGGTTCGAATTTCAGATTATCTATTGAGTAAGTCACTGATTTTTGCAGCATCCAATTTGAACGAAGATGAATTGCGGCTGTTCAGGAAGGTTTTTGATATTATGTTCAAAACCGTTCCCACGCCGGATCTTTTGGTCTATCTCTATTCCGATACCGAGAGGCTACTTCAAAATATCAGGAAAAGGGGAAGAAGGTACGAGCAGAGTATTGAAGAAGAGTATTTGAGCCGTGTTCAAGCCAAATACCTTGATTTTTTGAGAAAGCAATCTGACAATATGCGGGTACTAATTCTCGATGTTTCGGAGGTCGACTTCGTAAAAGATCGGTTCGTCTATGAAAAATTGCTGTCCGTCATTAAAAAACCGCGTTCCAAAGGTCTTCACCAGCAGGTGATTGAGTCGGAGCAAAAGTCGGTTTAA
- the folK gene encoding 2-amino-4-hydroxy-6-hydroxymethyldihydropteridine diphosphokinase produces MIEEKSVQTVYLGLGCNLGNRLESLEKAILMLGEIGEVVSKSKIYESPAWGYVDERAYLNMCCALQTKVGLEELHQRTLEIEVALGRETSKRKQGEPFRPRMIDIDILFFGDEVIETDSLTIPHSQLHLRNFVLLPMVDIAPEYKHPLLGQSMLELCFESKDNSEPVQLS; encoded by the coding sequence GTGATTGAAGAAAAATCTGTACAAACCGTCTATTTGGGCTTGGGCTGTAACTTGGGAAATAGACTGGAGTCCTTAGAGAAAGCCATACTCATGTTAGGAGAGATAGGAGAGGTCGTTTCTAAATCCAAGATTTACGAGTCACCGGCTTGGGGCTATGTAGATGAAAGGGCGTATTTAAATATGTGCTGCGCCCTTCAAACCAAGGTTGGTCTGGAGGAGCTTCATCAAAGAACGCTGGAAATTGAAGTGGCTCTTGGACGAGAAACATCGAAGAGGAAACAAGGCGAGCCATTCAGGCCCAGAATGATTGATATCGACATCTTATTTTTTGGCGATGAGGTGATTGAAACAGATTCGCTCACTATTCCTCATTCTCAACTTCACCTTCGTAATTTTGTTCTTTTACCAATGGTTGATATAGCTCCTGAATACAAACACCCTTTACTTGGTCAATCGATGCTGGAGTTATGTTTTGAATCAAAAGACAATTCGGAACCCGTACAATTGAGTTAG